In Candidatus Methylomirabilis limnetica, the following proteins share a genomic window:
- a CDS encoding DUF3386 family protein, with amino-acid sequence MKRRSHWIQSLCFAILFLAFAGEPVKAQEVHDDPEARALLEEARQRVVVWDRFPGFKAKLEVNQDGKRSGGELTVLPSGKVEVELQDREAAEWARGIMKSIVNHRLKMDTHKHEDAPVAFGPKDQHPLGRLVKKGDRSSSTYRIKGRQILQVSQKTEKGSLSLNVLEHVPTLHGFLAKQVAVFQFDEKDSLVKSTVFTDEYVEVEGFWLPRSRVIIVAQGGKIEVSTLQFQEHRLLPKAAAKAPAS; translated from the coding sequence ATGAAGAGACGGTCACACTGGATCCAAAGCCTGTGTTTCGCCATCCTTTTTCTCGCCTTTGCAGGTGAGCCCGTGAAAGCCCAGGAGGTTCACGACGATCCTGAGGCCCGTGCCCTCCTGGAGGAAGCGCGCCAGCGCGTAGTCGTGTGGGATCGCTTCCCGGGGTTTAAGGCGAAACTAGAGGTGAACCAGGATGGAAAAAGATCGGGTGGTGAACTGACGGTCCTCCCTTCTGGAAAGGTGGAGGTTGAGCTTCAAGACCGGGAGGCGGCAGAATGGGCTAGAGGGATCATGAAGTCGATCGTTAACCATAGGCTGAAAATGGACACACACAAGCACGAGGATGCGCCGGTTGCCTTCGGCCCTAAGGATCAGCATCCACTGGGACGCTTGGTGAAGAAAGGCGACCGCTCCTCATCGACGTACCGTATCAAGGGTCGACAGATCCTCCAGGTCAGCCAGAAGACAGAAAAAGGATCGTTGAGTCTCAACGTCTTAGAGCACGTTCCGACGCTTCATGGCTTCTTGGCCAAGCAGGTGGCCGTCTTCCAGTTCGACGAAAAGGATTCGCTTGTAAAAAGCACCGTCTTTACCGATGAGTACGTCGAGGTAGAGGGGTTCTGGCTTCCCAGGTCCCGTGTGATCATCGTCGCCCAAGGGGGAAAGATCGAGGTATCGACGCTTCAGTTTCAAGAGCACCGCCTGCTTCCGAAAGCAGCGGCCAAGGCCCCGGCTTCCTGA
- a CDS encoding ribbon-helix-helix domain-containing protein yields the protein MAKSKIAISLDENTLDRLDRLVRGEVFPNRSQAIQVAVEEKLERLKRGRLAQECAKLDPAFEKALAEEGLSEDLSEWPEY from the coding sequence ATGGCTAAGTCAAAGATCGCTATATCTCTCGATGAGAACACTCTGGATCGGCTCGACCGCCTTGTGCGCGGTGAGGTCTTCCCGAATCGCAGCCAGGCGATTCAAGTGGCGGTCGAGGAGAAGTTGGAACGCCTTAAGCGGGGCCGTCTTGCTCAGGAATGCGCGAAGCTGGATCCTGCCTTTGAGAAGGCCCTTGCGGAGGAGGGGCTTTCGGAGGATTTATCCGAATGGCCGGAATACTGA
- a CDS encoding type II toxin-antitoxin system PemK/MazF family toxin — protein sequence MAGILRGEIRWADLNPVRGKEQAGLRPVLILSHDVFNERSGTVIAVAITSQPQRAGFPLTLELSAKGLPKRSWAKISQVRTLAVERIGKRLGNATPEEVSQVIEGLTEIMGGA from the coding sequence ATGGCCGGAATACTGAGGGGAGAGATTCGCTGGGCGGACCTGAATCCGGTCCGCGGAAAAGAGCAGGCGGGATTGCGTCCGGTTCTGATCTTAAGTCACGACGTATTCAATGAGCGCTCCGGGACGGTGATCGCTGTGGCGATCACCAGCCAGCCCCAGCGTGCGGGTTTTCCGCTGACCCTAGAATTGAGTGCGAAGGGTTTGCCGAAACGCTCGTGGGCCAAGATCAGCCAGGTCCGCACGCTGGCCGTGGAACGAATTGGGAAGCGGTTGGGAAACGCCACTCCGGAAGAGGTGTCTCAGGTTATTGAAGGGTTAACCGAAATCATGGGAGGAGCCTAA
- a CDS encoding beta-class carbonic anhydrase: MSTIRDEVLAANRAYVADFGDKGKLQMPPGRRFAILTCMDARLDPAKYAGLSEGDTHVIRNAGGRASDDAIRSLVISYKLLGTREWFVIHHTNCGMETFTDDVMRGLLAKSLKTATIDAGGWHDTGQGPGSTEGTFIDWLTVGDQAESVCADVRRIRAHPLVPRDIPIYGYIYDVKTGQLVEVPEATRIGKAA, from the coding sequence ATGAGCACGATTCGAGATGAGGTACTCGCCGCCAATAGGGCCTATGTGGCCGATTTTGGAGACAAGGGTAAGCTACAAATGCCGCCGGGGCGACGGTTCGCTATCCTGACCTGTATGGACGCGCGGCTTGATCCGGCTAAGTACGCGGGACTATCGGAAGGGGATACCCACGTGATTCGCAATGCGGGTGGTCGCGCCAGCGATGACGCCATCCGGTCGCTGGTCATTTCCTACAAACTCCTCGGAACTCGGGAATGGTTTGTCATCCACCACACCAATTGCGGAATGGAGACGTTTACCGACGATGTCATGCGCGGGCTGCTGGCCAAGAGCCTCAAGACCGCGACTATCGATGCCGGCGGATGGCACGATACCGGTCAAGGTCCAGGGTCGACGGAAGGGACGTTTATCGACTGGTTGACCGTCGGGGACCAGGCCGAGAGCGTCTGTGCGGATGTACGACGCATCAGGGCGCACCCGCTGGTCCCACGCGACATTCCCATCTATGGCTACATCTACGACGTGAAGACCGGGCAGCTTGTCGAGGTCCCTGAAGCCACACGAATCGGGAAGGCAGCGTAA
- a CDS encoding pentapeptide repeat-containing protein: MKIVSWYARDKIIYESEKETIRDAVIEAVRQEFPLMNADLRNANLRDADLGGAIFGGADFRDADLQGTNFQGANLRDANLSGANLRGANLRDANLAGTNLGDTNLGDADLFHVKLWGRGGLTKIKKAQVESFLKALGIVVED, from the coding sequence ATGAAAATTGTTTCTTGGTACGCCCGTGACAAGATCATTTACGAATCGGAGAAAGAGACGATTCGCGATGCAGTGATCGAAGCAGTCAGACAAGAGTTCCCCCTCATGAACGCCGATCTGAGGAACGCCAACCTTCGAGACGCCGACCTCGGGGGCGCCATCTTCGGGGGTGCCGACTTTCGAGACGCCGACCTCCAGGGCACTAACTTCCAGGGTGCTAACCTGAGGGACGCCAACCTCTCTGGTGCCAACCTTAGGGGCGCTAACCTCCGGGACGCCAATCTCGCAGGCACCAACCTCGGAGACACCAATCTCGGAGACGCCGATCTCTTTCACGTGAAATTGTGGGGGCGTGGCGGTTTAACAAAAATTAAGAAAGCACAAGTCGAGTCTTTCTTGAAAGCGTTAGGAATAGTTGTTGAAGACTAA
- the thyX gene encoding FAD-dependent thymidylate synthase — protein sequence MKQVEPKVFLLARPAIDAEGLAAYLQAVGAPGWMTDAPSAAEQLIEVAGRACYRSFEPGLNPNVTKVREGSQAYLQNILQVKHGSVLEHANWTFAFFHVSRVLTHELVRHRAGTAISQESLRFVRLTEIPIWLPPEIRDNPEARAIFEEAVVNGEEVQQRLAEVLKIEGRPFHEKKVLTSAIRRIAPDGVATTLIWTANARTLRWVIETRTAPGAEVEIRSVFGKVAEIMTREAPNLFGDFTPIPLPDGTCQWQPDHSKV from the coding sequence GTGAAGCAGGTAGAGCCGAAGGTCTTTCTCCTGGCTAGACCAGCGATAGATGCCGAGGGGCTCGCCGCCTATCTGCAGGCTGTGGGCGCCCCTGGGTGGATGACCGATGCCCCCTCAGCGGCAGAGCAACTGATCGAGGTGGCTGGGCGCGCCTGCTATCGCTCCTTTGAGCCGGGCCTCAACCCCAATGTCACCAAGGTCCGGGAGGGCAGCCAAGCCTATCTGCAGAATATCCTACAGGTCAAACATGGCAGCGTCCTGGAGCACGCCAACTGGACCTTCGCGTTCTTCCACGTCAGCCGAGTTTTGACCCATGAGCTGGTGCGGCATCGCGCCGGGACCGCCATCAGCCAGGAGAGTCTGCGCTTCGTGAGGCTGACCGAGATTCCGATCTGGCTCCCCCCCGAGATTCGCGACAATCCGGAGGCGCGTGCGATCTTCGAGGAGGCGGTGGTCAACGGTGAGGAGGTACAACAGCGATTGGCGGAGGTCTTAAAGATCGAAGGACGACCGTTTCACGAGAAGAAGGTTCTCACCTCTGCCATCCGCCGAATCGCCCCCGATGGGGTGGCCACCACCCTCATCTGGACGGCAAATGCCCGGACACTCCGGTGGGTGATCGAGACCAGAACCGCGCCAGGAGCCGAAGTGGAAATCCGAAGCGTCTTCGGGAAGGTCGCCGAGATCATGACCCGGGAGGCCCCCAACCTCTTCGGGGATTTCACGCCAATCCCCTTACCAGACGGCACCTGCCAGTGGCAACCCGATCATAGCAAGGTGTAA
- a CDS encoding 2-oxoacid:ferredoxin oxidoreductase subunit beta has translation MMPQDGSNECAAKLTRKDFISNQDVRWCPGCGDYAILASLQRVMPELGVPREKIVFVSGIGCSSRFPYYINTYGFHSIHGRAPAVATGIKITQPDLAVWVITGDGDGLSIGGNHLIHTMRRNVDMKILLFNNRIYGLTKGQTSPTSEQGMKTKSTPLGSLDRPFNPLSVAIGASATFVARSIDVDSPHLQYVLRRAAEHKGTAFVEIYQNCNVFNDGTWESVADKDVRSDRLLVLEHGKPLVFGKEREKGIRMRPDMSPEVVEIDGDTSGLLIHDERRQDEGYHFMLSRLTGPEFPQPIGVLRAVREPTYDELITEQGRAVTPQQGKADLQTLLYSGETWVVS, from the coding sequence ATGATGCCTCAGGACGGCAGTAACGAGTGCGCCGCCAAGCTTACACGCAAGGATTTCATCTCGAATCAGGATGTCCGCTGGTGCCCAGGCTGTGGCGACTATGCCATCCTGGCGAGTCTGCAGCGGGTGATGCCGGAGCTGGGCGTCCCGCGCGAGAAGATCGTCTTCGTCTCTGGGATCGGCTGCTCATCGCGGTTCCCGTACTACATCAACACCTACGGATTTCACTCGATTCACGGCCGCGCTCCGGCGGTGGCGACGGGCATCAAAATCACGCAGCCCGATCTGGCGGTGTGGGTGATCACCGGTGACGGCGACGGGCTGTCGATCGGCGGCAACCACCTCATTCATACGATGCGCCGCAATGTGGACATGAAGATCCTGCTTTTCAACAACCGTATTTACGGCCTCACAAAAGGTCAGACCTCACCGACCAGCGAGCAGGGCATGAAAACTAAGTCCACGCCGCTTGGATCGCTCGACCGTCCCTTCAACCCACTTTCAGTGGCGATCGGGGCGTCGGCAACGTTTGTCGCGCGGTCGATCGATGTCGACAGCCCGCACCTGCAATACGTGTTGCGGCGTGCCGCCGAACATAAAGGCACGGCGTTCGTGGAGATCTACCAGAACTGTAACGTATTCAACGACGGGACGTGGGAATCGGTCGCTGATAAGGATGTGCGGAGCGACCGGCTGCTCGTCCTGGAACACGGTAAGCCGCTCGTGTTCGGCAAAGAGCGGGAGAAGGGCATACGGATGCGCCCCGACATGTCCCCAGAGGTTGTCGAAATTGATGGTGATACCTCAGGGCTGCTGATTCACGACGAGAGACGACAAGACGAGGGATACCACTTCATGCTGTCGCGGCTCACGGGCCCGGAGTTCCCTCAGCCAATCGGTGTACTGCGCGCCGTCCGCGAGCCGACCTATGACGAACTCATTACCGAGCAGGGCCGCGCCGTCACCCCGCAACAAGGCAAAGCCGACCTTCAGACGCTTCTGTACTCCGGCGAGACCTGGGTTGTTTCATGA